A genomic region of Methanofollis fontis contains the following coding sequences:
- a CDS encoding M20/M25/M40 family metallo-hydrolase, with amino-acid sequence MDVAELCRDLVRIRSENPPGDTREVAEAIQCRLAGIGIDSVAVSRDGHRCNLIVRHANPALLLCGHLDVVPAIPEGWTHHPYAADEADGYIWGRGSADMKGGCAALITAMEASIDAGIEAPVSMVFVCDEETGGCYGMEYLLAKKVLRPCDTLIAEPTPPLSPCIGQKGLARISFSFSGEPGHSSLYPAIGKSAIMEAFDLISFLQEVHGRHYPVDGEMEAMIEQSSAVLESVFGISGLDHVLRRVMFNPGVIRGGEKANIVAERCDLDLDLRIPWGCTSGEIVSEIASRAPSAEMRVTAASDPSCTPHSATITRRICEGIREVHAREPLPIFQWAASDARHLRSAGFPTVEYGPGEVTSIHGIDERVSLESLRQAERTYCKLIQSYAPVKPE; translated from the coding sequence ATGGACGTCGCCGAACTCTGCAGGGACCTGGTGCGGATCAGGAGCGAAAATCCGCCCGGCGACACCCGGGAGGTCGCCGAGGCGATCCAGTGCCGCCTTGCAGGGATCGGGATCGACAGTGTGGCGGTGTCCAGGGACGGGCACCGCTGCAACCTGATCGTTCGCCACGCCAACCCGGCCCTCCTCCTCTGCGGGCACCTCGACGTCGTTCCGGCGATCCCGGAGGGCTGGACGCATCATCCCTATGCAGCCGATGAGGCGGACGGGTATATCTGGGGACGGGGGAGTGCGGATATGAAGGGGGGGTGCGCCGCCCTGATCACGGCGATGGAGGCCTCGATCGATGCAGGCATCGAAGCCCCGGTCTCGATGGTGTTTGTGTGCGATGAGGAGACGGGCGGGTGCTACGGTATGGAGTATCTGCTTGCCAAGAAGGTGCTCCGGCCCTGCGACACCCTGATCGCCGAACCGACCCCGCCGCTCTCACCCTGCATCGGTCAGAAGGGACTGGCGCGGATATCGTTCTCATTTTCCGGCGAACCGGGGCACAGTTCCCTCTACCCTGCGATCGGGAAGAGTGCGATCATGGAGGCATTCGACCTCATCTCGTTCCTGCAGGAGGTGCACGGGCGCCATTACCCGGTCGATGGGGAGATGGAGGCAATGATCGAGCAGTCGTCCGCCGTCCTTGAATCGGTCTTCGGGATCTCCGGACTCGATCATGTGCTGCGCCGGGTGATGTTCAACCCCGGCGTGATCCGGGGAGGGGAGAAGGCGAATATTGTTGCCGAACGCTGTGACCTCGACCTCGACCTCAGGATCCCGTGGGGGTGTACGTCCGGTGAGATCGTCTCCGAGATCGCATCACGGGCACCATCGGCGGAGATGCGGGTCACTGCCGCCTCCGATCCCTCCTGCACTCCGCATTCGGCGACCATCACCCGCCGGATCTGCGAGGGGATCAGGGAGGTCCATGCGAGGGAACCCCTTCCGATCTTCCAGTGGGCGGCGAGCGATGCACGGCACCTCCGTTCTGCCGGATTTCCGACCGTGGAATACGGCCCCGGGGAGGTGACCAGCATCCATGGCATCGACGAACGGGTGAGCCTGGAGTCGTTGCGACAGGCGGAACGGACATATTGCAAGCTGATTCAATCGTACGCCCCGGTAAAACCAGAATAG
- the moaA gene encoding GTP 3',8-cyclase MoaA, with protein sequence MVLYDDYGRPVTNLRISLTPHCNLRCIYCHAEGEKEPEGEMSLEEITEILNIAKKIGIRSVKFTGGEPLLRKDIVEIVRAVPEGIESSLTTNGTLLAPIAGDLREAGLARVNISLDTLNPERYRRIAGRDLLPQVLEGIHAAVDAGLTPVKLNMVLLKGINEDEIEDFLALVRDNRHLILQVIELMEFNECSMHGDVDRLEHEIAEQSKEIITRRMHHRKKYCLDGAEVEVVRPLHNTEFCAYCNRLRVTSDGKLKPCLLRTDNHIDIRGKHGAELEALFEKAVKCREPFFK encoded by the coding sequence ATGGTGCTCTATGACGATTACGGCCGCCCGGTGACGAACCTGCGCATCAGCCTCACCCCCCACTGCAACCTCAGGTGCATCTACTGCCATGCGGAGGGCGAGAAAGAGCCGGAAGGCGAGATGAGCCTCGAGGAGATCACGGAGATCCTGAATATCGCAAAGAAGATCGGGATCAGGAGCGTGAAGTTCACCGGCGGGGAACCCCTGCTCAGAAAGGATATCGTTGAGATTGTCCGCGCCGTTCCCGAGGGGATCGAGTCCTCGCTGACGACCAACGGCACCCTCCTCGCCCCGATTGCAGGCGATCTCAGGGAGGCGGGACTGGCGCGGGTGAATATCAGCCTGGACACCCTGAACCCGGAGCGCTACCGCCGGATTGCCGGACGGGACCTGCTGCCGCAGGTGCTTGAGGGGATCCACGCCGCCGTCGATGCCGGTCTGACACCGGTGAAGCTGAATATGGTGCTGCTCAAGGGGATCAACGAGGACGAGATCGAGGATTTCCTCGCCCTGGTCAGGGACAACAGGCACCTGATCCTCCAGGTGATCGAGCTGATGGAGTTCAACGAGTGCTCGATGCACGGGGATGTCGACCGCCTGGAACACGAGATTGCGGAGCAATCAAAGGAGATCATCACCCGCCGGATGCACCACCGCAAGAAATACTGCCTGGACGGCGCCGAGGTGGAGGTGGTCAGGCCCCTCCACAATACCGAGTTCTGCGCCTATTGCAACCGTCTCCGGGTCACATCGGACGGCAAACTCAAGCCCTGCCTCCTGCGCACCGACAACCACATCGATATCAGGGGCAAACACGGCGCCGAACTTGAGGCCCTGTTTGAGAAGGCCGTGAAGTGCCGGGAACCCTTCTTTAAATAA
- a CDS encoding RlmE family RNA methyltransferase yields the protein MTSQWTRDKYYTKAMKEGFRARAAYKLLDIQRRHPVIREDDTVVDLGAAPGSWLQVLRTLSKGTIIGVDLNPIAPLEGVTTIMGDFTDPLVQERVRELAGGPVSVVTCDASPKLSGATSYDQARAIALGEEALAFAVNVLKEGGNFICKSFQGEDFPELYAEVKRHFLAVKTYRPSASRRGSREVYIIAKNFRREKNGAL from the coding sequence ATGACATCACAATGGACACGAGATAAATACTATACGAAGGCGATGAAGGAGGGGTTCAGGGCCCGGGCCGCCTATAAACTCCTCGACATCCAGCGACGGCACCCGGTGATCAGGGAGGACGATACGGTCGTCGACCTGGGGGCTGCCCCGGGGAGCTGGCTCCAGGTGCTGCGGACGCTCTCGAAGGGAACGATCATCGGTGTTGACCTCAACCCGATCGCACCCCTGGAGGGGGTGACGACCATCATGGGGGACTTCACCGATCCCCTGGTCCAGGAGCGTGTGCGTGAACTCGCCGGCGGACCGGTCTCGGTGGTGACCTGCGACGCCTCCCCCAAACTCTCGGGGGCGACCAGTTACGATCAGGCGCGGGCGATCGCCCTCGGGGAGGAGGCCCTCGCCTTTGCGGTGAACGTGCTCAAGGAAGGGGGAAATTTCATCTGCAAATCCTTCCAGGGTGAAGATTTCCCCGAGCTGTATGCAGAGGTGAAACGGCATTTTCTGGCGGTGAAGACCTACCGTCCGTCCGCCTCGCGTCGGGGGAGCAGAGAGGTATACATCATTGCCAAGAATTTCAGGAGAGAGAAGAATGGTGCTCTATGA
- a CDS encoding DNA polymerase sliding clamp translates to MLKATIDAETFREMIDAVSALVTECRLHVDGNGLKARAVDTANVAMVSLELNKDAFETYEATPEELGIDIAKMKNIIGMMGRGDMLSLVLPEGSQKLEVSFGSYRYSVTLLDVNTIRKDPSPPNIELPGRIEIAGSALSSAIKAADVVSDKIALGIDPAADLFYMVAEGDTDHIRLELGSDQLISLTSADARSLFSLDYLKDMGKVMGRAEKVVIALGIDHPVKFIFALSEGKGSVEYLLAPRIEAD, encoded by the coding sequence ATGTTAAAAGCAACGATTGATGCAGAAACCTTCAGGGAGATGATCGATGCCGTGTCCGCACTGGTGACCGAATGCCGTCTCCACGTCGATGGCAACGGGCTGAAGGCCCGCGCCGTCGATACCGCAAATGTGGCCATGGTGTCCCTTGAGCTGAATAAGGATGCGTTCGAGACGTATGAGGCAACCCCTGAAGAGCTCGGGATCGACATCGCCAAGATGAAGAACATCATCGGTATGATGGGACGCGGGGATATGCTCTCCCTGGTGCTTCCCGAGGGCAGTCAGAAGCTGGAGGTTTCCTTCGGAAGCTACCGCTACTCGGTCACCCTCCTGGATGTCAATACCATCAGGAAGGACCCGAGCCCGCCCAACATCGAGCTCCCTGGCCGTATCGAGATCGCCGGCAGTGCACTCTCGTCGGCGATCAAGGCGGCCGACGTGGTCTCCGACAAGATCGCCCTCGGGATCGACCCGGCGGCGGACCTGTTCTATATGGTCGCAGAGGGCGACACCGATCACATCAGGCTCGAACTCGGCAGCGACCAGCTCATCTCCCTCACGTCTGCCGACGCCCGCTCGCTCTTCTCCCTCGACTACCTCAAGGACATGGGGAAGGTGATGGGCCGCGCCGAGAAGGTGGTGATCGCCCTGGGCATCGATCATCCCGTGAAGTTCATCTTCGCCCTTTCCGAAGGCAAGGGCAGCGTCGAATATCTGCTTGCCCCGAGGATCGAAGCCGACTGA
- a CDS encoding DNA primase large subunit PriL translates to MVDIQDLAKYPFLEEAQIYLRSADVSLELVLKSEKKASLLEAAVRRVTDALMQKKPPEMTFYGRDAREDLITYVLARMLVSCLGDRLLIDRLVQYESRRSHARYVVEEEETAALVGRALGIDPDGGSLPVIAYVELVGQLRDDRWRLVNRCVVNGQVSLLRGEVQELVAERMRLIMKERLPLPVPESQCRLFSTYTDTIAAALQQRALEEFGEVDESSFPPCIAALIGAVTAGTNLPHVGRFALTAFLHNIGLTTDQIVEVFQRAPDFDVGMTLYQVEHISGSSGTEYTAPMCGTMRTHGLCVNRDALCERVNHPLSYYKRKKWLAEKKGLR, encoded by the coding sequence ATGGTCGATATTCAGGACCTCGCAAAATACCCTTTTTTGGAAGAGGCGCAGATTTACCTTCGAAGCGCCGATGTATCCCTTGAACTCGTCCTGAAGTCGGAAAAAAAGGCCTCTCTGCTGGAAGCGGCAGTCCGGCGCGTAACAGATGCACTGATGCAGAAAAAACCCCCGGAAATGACCTTTTATGGGCGGGACGCACGGGAGGACCTCATCACCTATGTGCTCGCCCGCATGCTCGTCTCCTGCCTTGGCGACCGCCTGCTCATCGATCGTCTTGTCCAGTATGAGAGTCGGCGCTCCCATGCCCGGTATGTGGTCGAGGAGGAGGAGACCGCCGCACTCGTCGGGCGGGCCCTCGGCATCGACCCGGACGGCGGCAGCCTCCCGGTCATCGCCTACGTTGAACTGGTCGGCCAGCTCCGCGACGACCGCTGGCGCCTGGTGAACCGTTGCGTGGTGAACGGGCAGGTCTCCCTCCTGCGCGGCGAGGTCCAGGAACTCGTGGCCGAGAGGATGCGGCTGATCATGAAGGAGCGTCTCCCGCTCCCTGTGCCCGAATCACAGTGCCGATTGTTCTCGACCTATACCGACACGATAGCGGCGGCGCTCCAGCAACGGGCGCTTGAGGAGTTTGGCGAGGTGGACGAGTCGTCCTTCCCCCCCTGCATCGCCGCCCTCATCGGCGCCGTCACCGCCGGCACCAATCTCCCCCATGTCGGCAGGTTCGCCCTGACCGCATTCCTGCACAATATCGGTCTAACGACTGACCAGATCGTCGAGGTCTTCCAGCGCGCACCCGATTTCGATGTCGGCATGACCCTTTACCAGGTCGAGCACATCTCGGGAAGTTCGGGCACCGAATATACCGCGCCGATGTGCGGGACGATGCGGACGCATGGTCTCTGTGTCAACCGCGACGCCCTCTGCGAACGGGTGAACCACCCGCTCTCCTATTATAAGCGAAAAAAATGGCTGGCCGAGAAAAAAGGGCTCAGGTAA
- a CDS encoding HDIG domain-containing metalloprotein has protein sequence MDRKGALDLLDRYVSSPSLRNHCIATAAVMRALADRLDEDADLWETIGILHDIDYEVVDGDMERHGPEGAAILGREGIDEKICSAVERHNHLLHAPYTSRLDLCLQTADSISGLVIACALVKGGAVEEVSPRSVRKKLKDRSFAAGCDRDRIAAATAFIDADDLYAIAIASVVSVKTELGLR, from the coding sequence ATGGACCGGAAAGGAGCACTGGATCTCCTCGACCGCTATGTCTCCTCCCCCTCGCTCAGGAACCATTGCATCGCCACGGCAGCGGTGATGCGCGCTCTGGCCGACCGTCTGGACGAGGACGCCGACCTCTGGGAGACGATCGGCATTCTCCATGACATCGATTACGAGGTCGTCGACGGCGACATGGAGCGGCATGGCCCTGAGGGCGCGGCGATCCTCGGGCGGGAGGGGATCGACGAAAAGATCTGTTCCGCCGTGGAACGGCACAACCACCTCCTCCACGCCCCCTACACATCGCGACTGGACCTCTGCCTCCAGACCGCCGATAGTATCAGCGGACTTGTGATCGCCTGCGCCCTGGTGAAGGGTGGTGCGGTGGAGGAGGTCAGCCCGAGGAGCGTCCGGAAGAAACTGAAGGACCGTTCGTTTGCGGCCGGATGCGACCGGGACCGGATTGCGGCGGCCACCGCCTTCATCGACGCCGATGACCTCTATGCCATTGCCATTGCCTCAGTCGTCTCGGTGAAGACGGAACTCGGGCTGCGGTAG
- a CDS encoding thiamine-phosphate synthase family protein encodes MSDEERDRVVGRLAAALDLIRTGMDPCLIPEVGTNIAYALEGAREPDEVAAVQGRIVRLGGAVHPVGEIAFGASDHVARIVLTAMRFDPRVRAAANIRFAEPILHELEEMMLDIRYFDRAQEPPGIRTMDWGVASCCKTGVPDIIYDRGAVGKEPMIRILAEDPVEIAHNILKVSGRIKNTNSWDRCEWE; translated from the coding sequence ATGAGCGATGAAGAGCGGGACAGGGTGGTCGGGCGCCTCGCCGCGGCCCTCGACCTCATCCGCACCGGCATGGACCCCTGCCTCATCCCGGAGGTCGGAACGAACATCGCCTATGCCCTCGAGGGTGCCAGGGAACCGGATGAGGTGGCGGCGGTCCAGGGGCGGATCGTCCGTCTCGGGGGTGCGGTCCATCCGGTCGGTGAGATCGCCTTCGGTGCGAGCGACCATGTGGCACGGATCGTGCTGACGGCAATGCGTTTCGATCCCAGGGTGCGTGCGGCGGCAAACATCAGGTTCGCCGAACCGATCCTCCATGAACTCGAGGAGATGATGCTTGACATCAGGTACTTCGACCGCGCGCAGGAACCCCCCGGCATCAGGACGATGGACTGGGGTGTCGCCTCCTGCTGCAAGACGGGGGTGCCTGATATCATCTATGACCGGGGCGCCGTCGGCAAGGAGCCGATGATCCGGATTCTGGCCGAAGATCCGGTGGAGATAGCACATAATATTCTTAAAGTGTCAGGTCGCATTAAAAATACAAATTCGTGGGATAGGTGCGAATGGGAATAA
- a CDS encoding 30S ribosomal protein S17e encodes MGIKPTYIKSLGEELMAKNAGRFTGDFTENKQVVAEVAIIDSKRVLNRVAGYITRKQNTKKPSV; translated from the coding sequence ATGGGAATAAAGCCGACATATATCAAGAGTCTTGGTGAGGAACTGATGGCGAAGAACGCCGGCCGGTTCACCGGAGACTTCACCGAGAACAAGCAGGTCGTCGCCGAGGTTGCGATCATCGATTCGAAGCGCGTACTGAACAGAGTCGCTGGCTACATCACACGAAAGCAAAATACTAAAAAGCCCTCTGTGTAA
- the dapA gene encoding 4-hydroxy-tetrahydrodipicolinate synthase yields the protein MFEGVYPAIITPFLRDPERGLDLDGLRINIEYLISAGVHGIVPCGSTGESATLTFEEHELVIGAAVDAARGRVPVLAGTGSNNTAEAIRFTKAARDIGADGALVISPYYNKPNRSGLVKHFSALADLEIPIVLYNVPGRTGQNLTPDLVIELADHPGIAGIKEASGNLEQVSRIIEGTRDKDFSVLSGDDALTLPMLALGAHGVISVAANIEPARMVALFEAFVRGDLPAARHIHYELAPLFRAMFIETNPIPVKRAAGLRGMAAGPVRLPLDELEDEKVRVLEEVLRQYE from the coding sequence ATGTTTGAGGGAGTGTACCCAGCGATCATTACTCCTTTTTTGCGGGATCCGGAACGAGGCCTTGATCTCGACGGACTCCGCATAAATATCGAGTATCTCATCTCTGCCGGAGTCCACGGGATCGTACCCTGCGGCTCCACCGGCGAGTCTGCGACCCTGACATTTGAGGAGCATGAATTGGTGATCGGTGCGGCGGTGGACGCCGCCCGAGGGCGGGTGCCGGTGCTTGCCGGCACGGGTTCGAACAATACCGCCGAGGCGATCCGGTTTACGAAGGCGGCACGCGATATCGGTGCCGACGGTGCCCTGGTCATCAGTCCGTACTACAACAAGCCGAACCGCTCCGGGCTGGTGAAGCATTTTTCCGCCCTTGCCGACCTTGAAATCCCGATCGTGCTCTACAATGTACCGGGTAGGACCGGACAGAACCTGACGCCAGATCTCGTCATCGAACTGGCCGATCATCCGGGAATCGCCGGGATCAAGGAAGCGAGCGGGAACCTCGAGCAGGTTTCCAGGATCATCGAAGGAACGAGGGACAAGGATTTCTCCGTTCTCTCCGGTGACGATGCCCTCACCCTGCCCATGCTCGCCCTCGGTGCGCACGGTGTGATATCGGTGGCGGCAAATATCGAGCCCGCAAGAATGGTGGCGCTCTTTGAGGCGTTTGTGCGCGGTGACCTGCCGGCAGCCCGGCATATCCACTACGAACTCGCCCCGCTCTTCAGGGCGATGTTCATCGAGACCAATCCGATCCCGGTGAAGAGGGCGGCGGGTCTCCGCGGCATGGCGGCCGGTCCGGTCCGCCTCCCGCTGGACGAACTGGAAGATGAGAAGGTGCGCGTGCTCGAAGAGGTGCTGAGGCAGTATGAGTAA
- the dapB gene encoding 4-hydroxy-tetrahydrodipicolinate reductase, with product MSKVVVCGALGRMGMVIGGIVSESPDMDLVGGVDVKEGSFYGVPVAAAERMGAFLDDVRPDVIIDFTIAAAAVGNIRAASERGIALVVGTTGFSPDQQEEIRTAVEGHVPAVISSNFSVGVNLFWALIREAARRVPPDYDIEVTEAHHRYKQDAPSGTATTILDILDAERGPHTRVYGREGIAPRGDEIGVHVVRGGDIVGDHTVMFAGNHEVLELSHRAYDRAVFARGAVRAAGWVVGKEPGIYSMNDVLGLQ from the coding sequence ATGAGTAAGGTGGTTGTCTGCGGCGCACTCGGCCGCATGGGTATGGTCATCGGCGGGATCGTCTCCGAATCCCCGGACATGGACCTCGTCGGTGGTGTGGATGTGAAGGAGGGTTCGTTCTATGGCGTGCCGGTAGCGGCGGCGGAACGGATGGGTGCGTTCCTCGATGATGTCCGGCCGGACGTGATCATCGATTTCACGATCGCCGCCGCTGCCGTCGGGAACATCAGGGCGGCGTCGGAGCGGGGGATCGCCCTGGTGGTCGGAACGACTGGTTTTTCACCCGACCAGCAGGAGGAGATCCGGACCGCCGTTGAGGGGCATGTGCCGGCCGTTATCTCCAGCAACTTCAGTGTCGGGGTCAACCTCTTCTGGGCGCTGATCCGTGAGGCCGCACGGCGGGTGCCGCCCGACTATGACATCGAGGTGACCGAGGCCCATCACCGCTACAAGCAGGATGCGCCGAGTGGGACGGCAACGACGATCCTGGATATCCTGGACGCCGAACGCGGCCCGCACACCCGCGTCTACGGACGGGAGGGGATCGCCCCGAGAGGGGACGAGATCGGTGTGCATGTGGTCCGCGGCGGGGACATCGTCGGCGACCATACGGTGATGTTTGCGGGCAACCACGAGGTGCTCGAGCTCTCGCACCGCGCCTATGACCGCGCCGTCTTTGCACGCGGGGCGGTGCGGGCAGCGGGATGGGTGGTCGGGAAAGAACCCGGCATCTATTCGATGAACGATGTTCTCGGTCTCCAGTGA
- a CDS encoding DUF362 domain-containing protein, with translation MVAIVDADLCVGCESCVDECPSEAITMEDGIAIIDNDKCVDCGTCVDVCPSGAIHME, from the coding sequence ATGGTTGCAATTGTTGACGCTGATCTCTGTGTTGGATGCGAGAGCTGTGTGGACGAGTGCCCGTCTGAGGCCATCACCATGGAGGACGGCATCGCCATCATTGACAATGACAAGTGCGTGGACTGCGGCACCTGTGTCGACGTCTGCCCCTCCGGCGCAATCCACATGGAATAA
- the asd gene encoding aspartate-semialdehyde dehydrogenase, protein MINVGILGATGAVGQRFVQMLAGHPWFSLQVLTASERSAGKRYADIVNWRLDVPFPEEIGDLTVSPTTVDAVKECDLVFSALPADVARGIEEEAAAAGVGVCSNASSHRMDPDVPLVIPEVNPDHLGLIDLQHERGRDGFIVTNPNCSTIMLTLALEPLRTFGFSSVQVATLQAISGAGFRGVAGMEIYDNVVPYIGGEEEKMATEPRKIMGSLNGSEIEPAPFTVSACCNRVPVIDGHTLSVWVDIDRPIDEVKEAFRSYAAPFSGLPTQPERSVEYLEQPDRPQPRLDRNRGNGMTVSVGRLREGLRFTALGHNTIRGAAGASVLNAELIYKKKYL, encoded by the coding sequence ATGATTAACGTTGGAATTCTTGGTGCTACCGGGGCCGTAGGCCAGAGATTCGTTCAGATGTTAGCCGGTCATCCCTGGTTTTCCCTCCAGGTCCTGACCGCTTCAGAGCGCAGCGCCGGGAAGCGTTATGCCGACATCGTCAACTGGCGCCTTGACGTCCCCTTTCCCGAGGAGATCGGGGACCTGACGGTGTCCCCTACCACGGTCGATGCGGTGAAAGAGTGTGACCTGGTCTTCTCGGCCCTCCCCGCCGATGTGGCGAGAGGCATTGAGGAGGAGGCGGCCGCCGCCGGTGTCGGTGTCTGCTCGAACGCCAGTTCGCACCGGATGGACCCCGACGTCCCCCTTGTCATCCCGGAGGTGAACCCCGATCACCTCGGGCTGATCGATCTCCAGCATGAGCGGGGGAGGGACGGTTTTATCGTCACCAATCCGAATTGCTCGACGATTATGCTCACCCTTGCCCTCGAACCGCTCAGGACGTTCGGGTTTTCATCGGTGCAGGTGGCCACGCTGCAGGCGATCTCGGGTGCCGGTTTCAGGGGGGTGGCCGGGATGGAGATCTACGACAATGTCGTCCCCTATATCGGCGGCGAGGAGGAGAAGATGGCGACCGAACCACGGAAGATCATGGGCTCGCTGAACGGTTCGGAGATCGAACCCGCTCCCTTCACGGTCAGCGCCTGTTGCAACCGGGTGCCGGTCATCGACGGTCACACCCTCTCGGTCTGGGTAGACATCGACCGCCCTATCGACGAGGTGAAAGAGGCATTTCGCTCTTATGCCGCCCCCTTCTCCGGGCTACCGACCCAGCCAGAGCGGTCTGTCGAATACCTGGAGCAGCCTGACCGGCCTCAGCCCCGCCTCGATCGAAATCGGGGCAACGGGATGACGGTGTCGGTCGGACGCCTCAGAGAGGGGCTCCGCTTCACCGCCCTCGGGCACAACACCATCCGCGGGGCGGCGGGTGCATCGGTACTGAACGCTGAATTAATCTATAAGAAGAAGTATCTCTGA
- the albA gene encoding DNA-binding protein Alba produces the protein MLKDNTVFVGNKPVMNYVLAVVTQFNNGAEEVAIKARGKAISRAVDTAEIAINRFLEGVNKKDIYTSTEMIDTDTGKTNVSSIEIILSQMR, from the coding sequence ATGTTGAAGGACAACACAGTATTCGTCGGAAACAAGCCGGTCATGAACTACGTTCTCGCAGTGGTTACCCAGTTCAACAACGGCGCAGAGGAAGTGGCAATCAAGGCACGCGGCAAGGCAATCTCGAGGGCGGTCGATACGGCGGAGATCGCCATCAATCGATTTCTGGAAGGGGTGAACAAGAAGGACATCTATACGTCCACAGAGATGATCGATACGGACACGGGCAAGACCAACGTATCCAGCATTGAGATCATTCTCTCTCAAATGCGTTGA
- a CDS encoding DUF373 family protein has translation MVGESTLILCIDRDDDLGFKAGLNSPVIGRQECLNAANALALADPEESDVNAIFQAVKTYDELVARGEEAEVALVTGDHMHMLEGDRRIGADIDYIVEKTGVTSCILISDGAEDEYVLPIVASRLSISSIRRVIVTQMPNLEGTYYIIKKLLDDPKISRMVLIPIGLAMLIYATAYLFGYPEAATFVVVGALGLYILLKGLGFDEFFSYSITSLQVALRRGRVTFVAYIAAILLTIVGIIVGLYNLLVFYSDEGVLFYLLTFTYGAVGWFTAAGLIASIGRIIDIYLNEIHDLGRVIVLPFFIGAIGVIVYGVSIYMLSLANIQNNPFQNMLGIQYAVFAMIGGLVLAFFGVYLQSVVNRWIESREKEEEKSKKRAVTP, from the coding sequence ATGGTCGGTGAAAGCACCCTCATCCTCTGCATTGACCGTGATGATGATCTCGGCTTCAAGGCAGGACTGAATAGTCCGGTGATCGGACGCCAGGAATGTCTCAATGCAGCGAATGCCCTCGCACTTGCCGACCCGGAGGAGTCCGACGTCAACGCAATCTTCCAGGCCGTCAAGACCTATGACGAACTCGTCGCCCGCGGCGAGGAGGCCGAGGTTGCGCTCGTGACCGGCGACCATATGCATATGCTCGAGGGGGACCGGCGGATCGGTGCGGACATCGATTATATCGTGGAGAAGACCGGTGTAACCTCCTGCATCCTCATTTCAGATGGGGCTGAAGACGAGTATGTGCTCCCGATCGTGGCGTCCCGCCTCTCCATCAGCAGCATACGGCGGGTGATCGTCACCCAGATGCCCAACCTCGAAGGCACCTACTATATCATCAAAAAACTCCTCGACGACCCGAAGATCTCCCGCATGGTCCTGATACCGATCGGTCTTGCGATGCTGATCTATGCGACCGCATACCTCTTCGGGTATCCCGAGGCAGCGACCTTCGTCGTCGTCGGAGCGCTCGGGCTCTATATCCTGCTCAAGGGACTCGGATTCGACGAGTTCTTCAGTTATTCCATCACGTCGCTGCAGGTGGCACTCAGGAGGGGACGGGTGACCTTCGTGGCATATATCGCCGCCATCCTGCTCACGATCGTCGGGATCATCGTCGGCCTCTACAACCTGCTGGTCTTCTACAGTGACGAAGGCGTGCTCTTTTATCTGCTCACCTTCACCTATGGCGCCGTGGGCTGGTTCACCGCCGCCGGTCTGATCGCATCCATCGGACGGATCATCGATATCTACCTCAACGAGATCCACGACCTCGGGCGGGTGATCGTGCTCCCGTTCTTCATCGGCGCCATAGGGGTCATCGTCTACGGGGTGAGCATCTACATGCTCTCCCTCGCCAATATCCAGAACAACCCCTTCCAGAATATGCTGGGCATCCAGTACGCCGTCTTCGCCATGATCGGGGGTCTGGTGCTGGCTTTCTTCGGCGTTTACCTCCAGTCGGTCGTAAACCGCTGGATCGAGAGTCGGGAAAAAGAGGAAGAAAAATCAAAGAAAAGGGCGGTTACACCCTGA